The following coding sequences are from one Musa acuminata AAA Group cultivar baxijiao chromosome BXJ1-6, Cavendish_Baxijiao_AAA, whole genome shotgun sequence window:
- the LOC135677388 gene encoding cytokinin riboside 5'-monophosphate phosphoribohydrolase LOG3-like: MEGKQEAKASKFTRICVFCGSSQGKKRSYQDAAIELGKELVSRNIDLVYGGGSVGLMGLVSQAVHDGGRHVTGVIPKTLMPREITGETVGEVKAVADMHQRKAEMARRSDAFIALPGGYGTLEELLEVITWAQLGIHDKPVGLLNVDGYYNSLLSFIDKAVEEGFVSPNARHIILSAPTAKELMKKLEEYFPRHERVASKLNWETEQLGYSKYEISR; encoded by the exons ATGGAGGGGAAGCAGGAAGCTAAAGCATCCAAATTTACGAGGATCTGCGTCTTCTGCGGCAGCAGTCAGGGGAAGAAGAGAAGCTACCAAGATGCTGCCATCGAGCTAGGCAAGGAACTG GTGTCGAGGAACATCGATCTGGTGTATGGTGGGGGAAGTGTCGGACTGATGGGGTTGGTCTCTCAGGCCGTTCATGATGGTGGGAGGCATGTCACAGG GGTTATTCCCAAGACACTCATGCCTCGAGAG ATAACCGGGGAGACCGTAGGAGAGGTGAAGGCAGTCGCCGATATGCATCAACGGAAGGCAGAGATGGCGAGGCGCTCCGATGCCTTTATTGCTTTACCTG GAGGATATGGGACTCTTGAAGAGCTGCTTGAGGTGATAACGTGGGCTCAGCTTGGCATCCATGACAAGCCG GTAGGATTGCTGAACGTCGATGGATACTATAACTCCTTGCTATCGTTCATTGACAAGGCAGTGGAAGAAGGTTTCGTCAGCCCAAATGCCCGTCATATCATATTGTCCGCTCCAACGGCAAAAGAATTGATGAAGAAATTAGAG GAGTACTTCCCTCGACATGAAAGAGTGGCTTCGAAGCTGAACTGGGAGACGGAGCAGCTTGGGTACTCCAAATACGAGATTTCACGATAG
- the LOC103989947 gene encoding uncharacterized protein LOC103989947, translating into MATESKTSAARKVGPMVPPAEILHKASQFKRWGRKYPFLRYGLPLISLTVLGSVGLAHLIQGSKEVIKEKDDLEWEIIETTKALTRTGPKDSYKPSKLSLEEELKALQQKIDISNYEYKRIPRPNEGKDSKN; encoded by the exons ATGGCAACTGAATCAAAGACTAGTGCTGCCCGCAAAGTTGGTCCGATGGTTCCTCCAGCTGAGATTTTGCATAAGGCTTCTCAATTTAAACGCTGGGGCAGGAAATATCCCTTCCTTCGATATGGTCTTCCACTCATTTCCCTTACAGTGTTGGGATCTGTTGGTCTTGCGCATCTCATACAAGGCAG CAAAGAagtaataaaagaaaaagatgatcTGGAATGGGAGATTATCGAAACCACAAAAGCACTCACTCGAACCGGCCCCAAGGACAGCTACAAGCCTAGCAAGCTCTCTTTGGAGGAGGAGCTTAAG GCTCTGCAACAAAAGATTGACATCAGCAATTATGAGTACAAGAGAATTCCCAGACCAAATGAAGGGAAAGATAGCAAGAATTGA